A single genomic interval of Devosia oryziradicis harbors:
- a CDS encoding outer membrane protein assembly factor BamD yields MTVDSIGGLTSRAARFLTVALVAAVLAGCSMFGPPKLKEEPIIPAATLYQKALDDMDRQYYATAVKSLEQLDRQHPRDPLLEKSKLMQVYANYRGGKLNEAILAADRYMALYANKPDAAYVLYLKANAYFAQIKDITRDQQLSADAIETYNLVIANYPKSEYAEDAKEKLLVAYDQLAGKEMSVGRYYLGNGQYTAAINRFRVVVETWQTSTHVEEALFRLTEAYLLLGLTNEASTAAAVLGHNYPSSTWYKEAFDLLGKQGLSPVVNGGSWMAGLRN; encoded by the coding sequence GTGACAGTTGACTCTATTGGTGGTCTCACCAGCCGGGCCGCCCGGTTCCTCACGGTTGCTCTTGTCGCTGCGGTGCTTGCTGGCTGCAGCATGTTCGGCCCGCCAAAGCTCAAGGAAGAGCCCATCATTCCGGCCGCCACGCTGTATCAGAAGGCGCTGGACGACATGGATCGCCAGTATTACGCAACTGCCGTGAAGTCGTTGGAGCAGCTCGACCGCCAGCATCCGCGCGATCCGCTGCTGGAAAAATCCAAGCTCATGCAGGTCTACGCGAACTATCGTGGCGGCAAGCTCAATGAAGCCATCCTGGCTGCCGATCGCTACATGGCGCTTTATGCCAACAAGCCCGACGCGGCCTATGTGCTGTATCTGAAAGCGAATGCGTATTTCGCCCAGATCAAGGACATCACGCGCGACCAGCAGCTCTCGGCCGATGCGATCGAGACCTATAACCTGGTCATCGCGAACTATCCCAAGTCGGAATATGCCGAGGATGCCAAGGAAAAGCTGCTGGTGGCGTATGACCAGCTGGCCGGCAAGGAAATGTCGGTCGGGCGCTACTACCTTGGCAATGGCCAGTATACCGCCGCCATCAACCGCTTCCGGGTTGTAGTCGAAACCTGGCAGACTTCTACCCATGTCGAGGAAGCCCTGTTCCGGCTCACCGAGGCCTACCTGCTGCTGGGCCTGACCAACGAGGCCTCGACTGCCGCCGCGGTGCTGGGCCACAATTATCCGTCGAGCACCTGGTATAAGGAAGCTTTCGATCTTCTGGGCAAGCAGGGCCTGTCGCCTGTTGTCAACGGCGGCAGCTGGATGGCCGGCCTGCGGAACTAA
- the ftsZ gene encoding cell division protein FtsZ, which produces MTINLTIPDIQELKPRITVFGCGGAGGNAVNNMIESGLDGVDFVVANTDAQALALSKAQRIIQLGVGVTEGLGAGSHPEVGRAAAEESWDEINDHLSGSHMVFITAGMGGGTGTGAAPVVARAAREQGILTVGVVTKPFNFEGNRRARLAEDGIDELHRHVDTLIVIPNQNLFRVANEKTTFADAFAMADQVLFSGVACITDLMVKEGLINLDFADVRAVMRGMGKAMMGTGEASGEDRARHAAEAAIANPLLDDVSMHGARGLLISITGGPDLTLYEVDEAASRVREEVDVDCNIILGATFDPSLTGTIRVAVVATGTDATMVQALEPAKPHASRTPLEVRRHVPVEPTRVQMERAAVAAAPVAPQQQAIEHQVEAAVAEAFSMAASAPARHDMEDDGVFVEPYIPAAESIHEADEPVIADEPVPSVYVPSHAARPEGQRRMPRTEELPIVARRPQEPQERHDAEPRNARALFKKLASNVGLNLGQPQSPAKDEPTYSAADDAAARSAIEAGGARTSRVAPPVEGARGNLDPHGRQPAPAPQKDSLEIPAFLRKHG; this is translated from the coding sequence ATGACTATCAACCTCACCATCCCGGACATTCAGGAACTCAAGCCTCGCATCACCGTATTCGGTTGCGGTGGTGCCGGCGGAAACGCCGTCAACAACATGATCGAGTCCGGTCTTGATGGCGTGGACTTCGTCGTCGCCAATACCGATGCGCAGGCACTGGCCCTGAGCAAGGCGCAGCGCATCATCCAGCTCGGCGTTGGCGTTACCGAAGGCCTTGGCGCCGGATCGCACCCTGAGGTCGGCCGTGCGGCCGCCGAAGAAAGCTGGGACGAGATCAACGACCACCTCAGCGGTTCGCATATGGTGTTCATCACCGCGGGAATGGGTGGCGGCACCGGCACCGGTGCGGCGCCGGTGGTGGCCCGCGCGGCCCGTGAGCAGGGTATTCTGACCGTTGGCGTTGTTACCAAGCCATTCAATTTCGAAGGCAATCGCCGGGCGCGCCTGGCCGAGGATGGCATCGACGAGCTGCATCGCCATGTCGATACGCTGATCGTCATTCCCAACCAGAACCTGTTCCGCGTCGCCAACGAAAAGACCACCTTTGCCGACGCCTTCGCGATGGCCGACCAGGTGCTGTTCTCCGGCGTTGCCTGCATCACTGACCTGATGGTCAAGGAAGGCCTGATCAACCTCGATTTCGCTGACGTGCGCGCCGTGATGCGTGGCATGGGCAAGGCGATGATGGGTACCGGCGAAGCTTCGGGTGAAGATCGTGCCCGCCATGCCGCCGAAGCAGCCATTGCCAACCCGCTGCTCGATGATGTCTCCATGCACGGTGCCCGCGGCCTGCTGATCTCAATCACCGGTGGTCCGGACCTGACCCTCTATGAAGTCGACGAAGCGGCCAGCCGCGTCCGCGAGGAAGTTGACGTGGATTGCAACATTATCCTGGGCGCCACCTTCGATCCGAGCCTGACCGGCACGATCCGCGTGGCTGTCGTCGCCACCGGCACCGACGCCACCATGGTGCAGGCGCTGGAGCCAGCCAAGCCGCATGCCTCGCGCACGCCACTGGAAGTCCGTCGCCATGTTCCGGTCGAGCCAACGCGCGTGCAGATGGAGCGCGCTGCGGTCGCCGCCGCCCCGGTCGCTCCCCAGCAGCAGGCCATCGAGCATCAGGTCGAGGCAGCTGTGGCGGAAGCCTTCAGCATGGCCGCTTCGGCCCCGGCGCGCCACGACATGGAAGATGATGGCGTCTTCGTCGAGCCATACATTCCCGCTGCCGAGTCGATCCACGAGGCCGACGAGCCAGTGATCGCCGACGAGCCGGTGCCTAGCGTCTATGTGCCGTCCCATGCCGCTCGTCCGGAAGGACAGCGCCGCATGCCCCGCACGGAGGAGTTGCCGATTGTTGCGAGGCGGCCACAGGAGCCGCAGGAACGTCATGACGCAGAGCCGCGCAACGCGCGCGCCCTGTTCAAGAAGCTGGCCTCCAATGTGGGGCTCAACCTGGGTCAGCCCCAGAGCCCGGCCAAGGACGAGCCGACCTATTCGGCGGCCGATGACGCTGCCGCACGCAGCGCGATTGAGGCCGGTGGCGCAAGGACTTCGCGCGTCGCGCCGCCGGTGGAGGGTGCACGCGGCAACCTTGATCCGCACGGCCGCCAGCCCGCTCCGGCGCCGCAAAAGGATAGCCTCGAAATCCCGGCTTTCCTGCGGAAGCACGGTTAA
- the lpxC gene encoding UDP-3-O-acyl-N-acetylglucosamine deacetylase, protein MQKLSTRQRTIAAAISFAGYGVHSAQPVTLTLSPGPVDSGITICRLKGDGTTTTPVSVHFSRVTRTTLCTTLDLGDSISVATVEHVMSALSGMGVDNAVITLDGGECPILDGSARPFAEAILEVGLEIQPAQRKFLKVMRAVTVRNNDAFAALEPYNGRALDLEIDFDSKVIGRQRMIFDWTPRRYYEDVSQARTFGFVRDAKILRQAGYALGSSLDNSITVHEDRILNPGGLRYEDEFVRHKLLDAIGDLSLGGLPIWGRFRSYKGGHALNAHVLSGLFSSEANYEIVGAEDLPLEFEAFDDQPEGLAVNHYLRSVR, encoded by the coding sequence ATGCAAAAACTGTCCACGCGCCAGCGTACCATCGCTGCTGCGATCAGCTTCGCCGGCTACGGCGTTCACAGCGCCCAGCCTGTCACGCTGACCCTGTCCCCTGGCCCGGTCGACTCAGGCATCACCATCTGCCGCCTCAAGGGCGACGGCACCACGACCACTCCTGTTTCCGTGCATTTTTCGCGCGTTACCCGCACGACGCTCTGCACGACGCTCGACCTGGGCGACAGCATCAGCGTGGCCACTGTCGAGCACGTAATGTCCGCCCTCTCTGGCATGGGTGTCGATAACGCCGTCATCACGCTGGATGGCGGCGAGTGCCCCATTCTCGATGGCAGCGCACGCCCATTCGCCGAGGCGATTCTTGAGGTCGGCCTCGAAATACAGCCCGCCCAGCGCAAGTTCCTCAAGGTGATGCGGGCCGTCACCGTGCGCAACAACGATGCCTTCGCGGCGCTGGAACCCTATAACGGCCGCGCGCTCGATCTCGAGATCGATTTTGACAGCAAGGTCATCGGCCGCCAGCGCATGATCTTCGACTGGACGCCGCGCCGCTACTATGAAGACGTGTCGCAGGCCCGGACCTTCGGCTTTGTGCGCGATGCCAAGATCCTGCGCCAGGCGGGTTACGCGCTGGGCTCGAGCCTGGACAATTCCATAACCGTGCACGAAGACCGCATCCTCAACCCCGGCGGGTTGCGCTACGAGGACGAGTTCGTGCGCCATAAGCTGCTTGACGCGATTGGCGACCTGTCACTGGGCGGCCTTCCGATCTGGGGGCGCTTCCGGTCCTATAAGGGTGGGCATGCCCTCAATGCGCATGTCCTGAGCGGGCTCTTCTCCAGCGAAGCCAATTATGAAATAGTTGGCGCAGAAGATTTGCCGCTCGAATTCGAGGCTTTCGACGATCAGCCTGAAGGTCTGGCAGTCAATCACTATCTGCGGTCCGTGCGCTGA